One segment of Penaeus chinensis breed Huanghai No. 1 chromosome 14, ASM1920278v2, whole genome shotgun sequence DNA contains the following:
- the LOC125032439 gene encoding zinc finger protein ZPR1-like, with protein MGEGVEPIYVDLASESDDPHVTIIESLCLRCQEMGTTRLLMTRIPHFREVILTSFDCSHCGHHNTGFQPGRVQELGVRYELAIKEARDLSRQVVKSDHATFSIPEVELEIPGDSEKGEVTTVEGIIRRTIEGLNQDQSARRLINPEIAEQIEIFMDKLTSLLSLEEPFTIVVDDTTGNSFVENPFAPKPDPELKKKNYRRTAEQNMALGLQEVETELTAVQEAEEEEEKEEEEGNGEGEGEEGKEEEEKEDIKNEVLSFSTLCDRCSKPVETKMKVTQIPYFQEVIIMATHCESCGNRTNEVKSGSGIHEKGKKISLKITDPTDLARDVLKTETCTVEIPELDLYIGSGILGGKFTTLEGLVTDIREDLKSNPFLSGDSSQSERRAVMEKLTDDLTSVINGELLVTITMDDPAGNSYLQNVYAPDDDPEMTIEEYERTFDQNETLGLNDMKTENYEEEIVESKAVVA; from the exons atgggggagggagtggagccCATATACGTGGACCTTGCCTCCGAGAGTGACGATCCACACGTCACCATAATTGAAAGCCTCTGTCTCCGTTGCCAAGAAATG GGAACCACCCGTCTGCTGATGACCCGAATCCCGCACTTCCGCGAGGTGATCTTAACCTCCTTCGACTGCTCCCACTGTGGCCACCACAACACAGGCTTCCAACCGGGCCGCGTGCAAGAGTTGGGGGTGCGCTACGAGCTGGCCATAAAGGAGGCACGGGACCTGAGTCGTCAGGTGGTCAAGTCAGACCATGCCACCTTCAGCATCCCCGAGGTGGAGCTGGAAATCCCAGGAGATAGCGAGAAGGGAG AGGTGACCACAGTGGAAGGGATCATCCGCCGCACGATTGAAGGGCTTAACCAGGATCAGTCTGCCAGAAGGCTGATTAATCCCGAAATTGCAGAACAGATTGAGATCTTTATGGATAAGCTAACTTCCCTCCTGTCACTTGAGGAGCCCTTCACGATAGTT GTGGACGACACCACAGGCAACAGCTTTGTGGAGAACCCCTTTGCCCCCAAACCAGACCCGGAGCTAAAGAAAAAGAATTACAGAAGAACGGCCGAGCAGAACATGGCTCTCGGCCTACAGGAAGTGGAAACTGAGCTGACAGCCGTCCAGGAagctgaggaagaagaggagaaggaagaggaggaaggaaatggagagggagaaggagaggaaggcaaggaagaggaagagaaagaagacatcaAGAATGAAGTGTTGAGCTTTTCTACGTTGTGCGATCGGTGTTCAAAGCCCGTCGAGACCAAGATGAAGGTCACGCAGATTCCATACTTTCAG GAGGTTATCATCATGGCCACCCACTGCGAGAGCTGTGGGAACCGCACGAACGAGGTCAAGAGTGGCAGCGGCATCCACGAGAAGGGCAAGAAGATCAGCCTGAAGATCACCGACCCGACCGACTTGGCCCGCGACGTCCTCAAGACCGAGACGTGCACCGTGGAGATCCCCGAGCTCGACCTCTACATTGGAAGTGGAATCCTCGGTGGGAA GTTCACCACCCTGGAGGGCCTGGTGACAGACATCCGCGAGGACCTCAAGAGCAACCCCTTCCTCTCAGGAGACTCCTCCCAGAGTGAACGCAGGGCCGTGATGGAGAAGCTTACAGACGACTTGACTTCG GTCATAAATGGAGAACTCCTGGTAACAATCACCATGGACGACCCGGCCGGCAACAGCTACTTGCAGAATGTCTATGCCCCTGATGATGACCCAGAGATGACAATTGAGGAATATGAGCGCACCTTCGACCAGAATGAAACCCTGGGACTGAATGACATGAAAACGGAGAACTACGAAGAGGAGATAGTCGAGTCCAAGGCAGTGGTAGCATGA